One part of the Humulus lupulus chromosome 9, drHumLupu1.1, whole genome shotgun sequence genome encodes these proteins:
- the LOC133801850 gene encoding uncharacterized acetyltransferase At3g50280-like, translating to MMKTPKVQQISECFVKPESAPEESKQPLYLGPWDLVMLSVHYIQKGVLFSKPNQDYDDGDFMEALLAKLKNSLSLTLVHFYPLAGRFKTLLQSENPPSCLVYVDCSNESPGAKFIHATLDMTVSDILSPTDVPSVVQSFFDHDRAVNYDGHTASLLSIQVTELVDGVFIGCSINHAIADGTSYWNFFNMWSEVFRGTTTISRPPIFKRWFPEGHGPKISLPYAHPDEFVDRFEAPELRERVFHFSMESLAKLKAKANAEYNTTKISSFQSLSALIWRCITRARNLPPEQITNCRLAANNRARLDPPISENYFGNAIYPIRGFTTVGELLEHDLGWVAWKLHEAVSNHNDKRIRGLMEDWLETRRVFQLGQLVDPFSVLMGSSARFNKYGIDFGMGKAVALRSGFGNKMSGKVSCYPGHEGGGSIDLEICLPPATMCALESDPEFMEPINY from the coding sequence ATGATGAAGACTCCCAAAGTTCAACAAATTTCTGAGTGTTTTGTGAAACCTGAGAGTGCCCCAGAAGAATCGAAGCAACCCCTGTATTTGGGTCCATGGGATCTAGTAATGCTGTCCGTCCACTATATCCAAAAGGGTGTTCTCTTCTCCAAACCAAACCAAGATTATGATGATGGAGATTTCATGGAAGCTCTTCTGGCCAAGCTCAAGAACTCCCTCTCTCTCACTCTGGTTCACTTTTACCCGCTTGCAGGCCGTTTCAAGACGCTGCTCCAGTCTGAAAATCCACCTTCGTGTTTGGTTTATGTGGATTGCAGCAATGAAAGCCCCGGAGCCAAATTCATCCATGCAACTCTCGATATGACTGTGTCTGATATTCTGTCACCCACTGATGTGCCTTCGGTTGTCCAATCTTTCTTCGACCATGACCGAGCAGTCAACTACGATGGCCACACAGCGAGCTTGCTTTCCATTCAAGTGACCGAGCTAGTTGATGGGGTCTTCATAGGCTGTTCTATAAACCACGCCATTGCCGATGGAACCTCTTATTGGAACTTCTTCAACATGTGGTCTGAAGTCTTTCGAGGAACTACAACTATCTCTCGTCCGCCCATTTTCAAGCGCTGGTTTCCTGAAGGTCACGGCCCAAAAATCAGCCTCCCTTACGCGCACCCTGACGAGTTTGTTGACCGATTCGAAGCACCCGAACTGAGAGAGAGGGTCTTCCACTTCTCGATGGAATCATTAGCAAAACTCAAAGCGAAAGCCAATGCAGAGTACAACACAACCAAAATCTCCTCCTTCCAATCCTTGTCTGCACTTATTTGGAGGTGCATAACTAGGGCGCGTAATCTTCCACCAGAACAAATTACCAATTGTAGATTGGCAGCCAATAACAGGGCACGATTGGATCCACCCATTTCAGAAAATTACTTTGGGAATGCCATTTATCCAATAAGAGGATTTACCACGGTTGGTGAGTTACTGGAGCATGATCTCGGATGGGTTGCGTGGAAGTTGCATGAGGCTGTGAGCAACCATAACGACAAGAGAATTCGAGGGTTGATGGAGGATTGGCTTGAGACTCGGCGTGTGTTTCAACTCGGTCAGCTTGTTGACCCTTTCAGTGTGCTGATGGGGAGTTCGGCTAGATTTAATAAGTATGGGATTGATTTTGGGATGGGGAAGGCAGTGGCTCTCCGCAGTGGCTTTGGGAACAAGATGAGTGGGAAAGTGTCGTGCTACCCCGGACACGAAGGAGGTGGAAGTATTGATTTGGAGATATGCCTTCCGCCGGCTACTATGTGTGCTCTTGAGTCTGACCCTGAGTTCATGGAACCCATTAATTATTGA